GGACCGGATCTTCGAGGAGAGCCTCGCTTTCATCGGCCGGCTCGCGCCCAGTGTCGGCAAGGAAGGGACGGCCGCAGTTGGCTGAGCACGACTCCGACCGTGAAGGCCGTGAAGGCCGCGAGGACCGGGACGGACGCGACAGCCGGGACGAAGGCACCGGCCGCGAGTCCCACGACGGCCCGCAGGCCCGCGAGCCGCACCGGCAGGAGGGGCGCTTCGACGAGGACGCCGCCTGGCGGGCCATCGTGGCCGGGTACGGCGAGGAGCCGCCCGACCCGCCGGGCGCCCGGCCGTTCAAGGCCGTGGAGGACCTGGCGCTGCTGGAGAAGAACGCCGCGCCGGACACCGGCAAGGACGCCGGGGGCGAGGAGCCGCCCCCGCGTCCGCTGGGCGGCTCGGTGTCCTTCGCGCCCGGGGTCGGCCCGCGCGACTTCAGACCGGCCGAGCCCTCCGACGACGACTTCGACGAGGACGACGAGGGCCACTTCGTACCGCCGGAGCCGCCGCCGCTGCCGACCGCGGACACCACCGCCCGGTTCGCCTGGCTGGGTGTGGTCGGCGGGCCCGTCCTGCTGCTGCTGGCGGTGCTGCTGCGCTGGGACATGACCTGGTGGCTGGCGACCCTCGGGATCGGCGGCTTCCTCGGCGGCTTCGTGACGCTGGTGGCCCGGATGCGGACCGACGACGAGGAGGACGACGACCCCGGGCGCGGGGCGGTCGTCTGAGCCGGCCGGCCCGAGGCCGTGTGCCGCCGGGACGGCTGCGACGCCGGGACGGCCCGGAATTCCTATGCCGCCGGGACGCGCAGGGCGGCCAGCACCGGGAGGTGGTCCGAGGCCGCCCGCAGGTCCGCCTCGCGCACGCCCGGCTGGTCCAGCGGCACCCCGCAGCCGAGCACCTCGATGCCCTTGGTCGCGAAGATCGCGTCGATGCGCTGGTGCGGGTCGGCGGGGGTGGAGGTGAACTCGCCGCCCCAGGGCGCGGCCGTACGGCAGTCCGTCAGGCCGGCGGCCAGGCGGCGGAAGGCCGGGCCGTCGGGGCGTTCGTTGAGGTCGCCGCCCGCGACCGCGTGCTCCGTCCCGAGTCCGGCGAGCCGGTCGAGGAGCATCCCGCCCTGGTCGTAGCGCTCCTCCCGCTGGAGGGACAGGTGGCAGCTGAGCACGCCGAGGCGGGCGCCGCCGAAGCGGACCACCGCCGTGGCGAAGCCGCGCCGGTGCAGGCCCGGGGTGAGGGGCAGCAGGACGTCCTCGGTGCGCTCGACGGTGGCGCGCAGGCCGCACAGGATCGCCGGGCCCGCCGCCGTGCCGCCTCCGGTGAGGATGACCTGGCCGGAGGCCGCCGCGAGCCGCGCCAGCTTCTTGCGCCAGCGGAAGAAGCGGGGGGCCTCCTGGAGCAGGACCAGGTCGGGGGCGCAGGCGGTGATCACTCGGGCGAGGGCCGCGGTGTCGTCGCGCATCGAGCGGATGTTGTAGCTCAGGACGCGGATGGTGGCCGAACCGTCGGGCTCTGTTGCGGAGTCGGGGAGCAGCGCCATGTGGATCAATGTACGCCCCGCGGCTCGGGGCACGAGGTCAGGGGCGACCGCCGGTCGCGCCGTTCCCCGCGCCCCGCGGGTGCTACATGACCGGGTCGGGTTCCCGGGCCAGGTCCGCGGCGCCCACC
This sequence is a window from Streptomyces rubradiris. Protein-coding genes within it:
- a CDS encoding endonuclease/exonuclease/phosphatase family protein — translated: MALLPDSATEPDGSATIRVLSYNIRSMRDDTAALARVITACAPDLVLLQEAPRFFRWRKKLARLAAASGQVILTGGGTAAGPAILCGLRATVERTEDVLLPLTPGLHRRGFATAVVRFGGARLGVLSCHLSLQREERYDQGGMLLDRLAGLGTEHAVAGGDLNERPDGPAFRRLAAGLTDCRTAAPWGGEFTSTPADPHQRIDAIFATKGIEVLGCGVPLDQPGVREADLRAASDHLPVLAALRVPAA